Proteins from a genomic interval of Rhizoctonia solani chromosome 12, complete sequence:
- a CDS encoding Retrotransposable element Tf2 protein, producing MEPEPTLASLLEAIQTLTSQVGSLQAQIHTQGQQLSELKAICKETNDLVGDKDQGGAQTKPGPSTGPVTPPTHTGGEATTPGTVRPGLKAPFRPSRGTGFDSEEEEEPQRVPKKEPQSTPRSLSSLTPFDAGSSVKRPKMDLPDPYKRDTRGRKATQWLDRMLLWVALHRDQFDEEEQMVVWILYHMTDKAADWALPLIGTIIKGEGNPPTTIPALTAKFKEAFADPDAKRAAARKIAALTQTTTTSEYVTEFRNLMAELNWNTKAYIAQFTRGLHWKVKELLSTKDNIPDDDLEAIFAASVKIDNTCRENEENRPKKLPAKSPATMATSTTTTTQRVRLSEDPNYVTSEERDCRRASGLCVKCGQKGHGIKQCPNGWKATIKETAKSRTAAKPPTKTDSVDSCVEFVSVGLDSNKKPLLFINLHVQNSPAEPIKTLIDSGATSNFISPSLVEKLKIPKTLLENPQVVRMLDGTISQTGCIWHQVQLAVSANGHFHHIPFLVCPIGNTPAILGMTWLTAEAPLINWQQGLVTFPEQVQIALEEEADLDPLADLPPQYHEFAKVFGEEEFKVLPPHREYDIAIDLLPDAKLSPGPIYGMTDAESKALKQHIDEELATGKIRPSTSSAGAPVMFVKKADGSLRLVVDYRKLNDVTHKNVYPLPRQDDLMAKLRHARVFTKLDLRWGYNNVRIKEGDEWKTAFRTKYGLFEYLVMPFGLTNAPAAFQHFMNNLFRDLIDVTVVIYLDDILIFSENPEEHPNHVREVLLRLMRNQLFCKLSKCHFHVTTVDYLGIVISPAGFSMDQKKIEAVTTWPQPRTVKQVQAFLGFVNYLRRFIPNFSSVARPLHNLTKKETPWSWGDLEEAAFQELKGLVTKSPVLIHSNPSLPYYLETDASGVAMGAILSQRGEDNRLHPVAYMSKSFSGAEANYDTHDKELLAIIKALEEWRIFLEATDKPVQVHARWRIFLSDFNFEIHYRPGKQSGKPDALSRRSDYVDTPPEPEVMLPAEVFANTSEEELEIVTEIRAKLREDPSLEPIIQFLTEDADNAPPSIWKAYRDYDWEEDLLWYRGKLVVPDSEALKERLLREFHDSPLAGHPGQQRTLELLSRNYWWPGMKSSAKEWVECCPTCQANRRAHGPAIALKPLEVPPFPFHTISYDFITGFPKSNGHDAILVVIDSFSKFGHFIPTSKKVTAKGLADLFISHVWKLHGLPVKTISDRGTTFTGKFLRALYQRLGIKPSFSSAYHPESDGQTERVNQFIEFYLRSYVAADHSDWSTWLPLAEYAYNNAKHSATGKTPFELVYGQNPVMNPSNVPANVPEADHVADTLAQEWKEAESALRMSKEKMVRDKGTIPEYSVGDKVWLDGKNVELRTNSNKLDPKRLGPFEVTEKISSHAYRLKLPETLKIHDVFYVGLLSKAHESPNQPFPERPPPETIEGEEEYKVEQIIDSKRQKGKWFYLIKWKGYGPEDNSWEPEELLEHSQEEIKRFNQARLRKARDAAKSL from the exons acccCAACGagtccccaaaaaggagcctcagagcacgcctaggagcctaagctccctcacccccttcgacgcagggtccagcgtaaaaaggcccaaaatggaTCTCCCAGACCCGTACAAAAGAGATACCAGGGGTCGTAaggccacccaatggctggatcgCATGCTActctgggtagccctccatcGAGACCAATTCGACGAGGAGGAACAGATGGTCGTATGGATACTCTACCATATGACTGACAAGGCAGCCGACTGGGCACTCCCCCTCATAGGgactatcatcaagggcgagggcaatcctcccaccaccatcccggccttaacggccaaattcaaggaagcctttgctGATCCAGATGCAAAGAGGGCAGCCGCCAGGAAAATCGCCGCGctgactcagacaaccaccacgtctgagtacgttacCGAGTTCCGCAACCTGATGGCGGAGCTCAATTGGAACACCAAGGCATAcattgcccaattcacgcgcggcctccactggaaggtcaaagaactcCTCTCAACCAAGGATAATATCCCTGACGATGACCTAGAGGCTATTTTTGCCGCCTCGGTCAAGATTGACAATACTTGTCGAGAGAATGAGGAAAACCGTCCTAAGAAGctccctgccaagtccccggccaccatggccacttccaccaccaccactacccAACGGGTTCGCCTCTCTGAGGACCCAAATTACGTCACatcggaggaaagggattgcCGCCGCGCATCAGGGCTTTGCGTCAAATGCGGTCAGAAGGGCCACGGGATCAAACAATGTCCCAACGGTTGGaaggccacaatcaaggagacgGCCAAG tcgaggactgctgccaagcccccgactaAAACAGACAGTGTAGATAGTTGTGTAGAATTTGTTTCTGTTGGTCTAGACTCGAATAAAAAGCCACTATTGTTTATCAATCTACACGTCCAAAATTCCCCGGCAGAACccatcaaaaccctcatcGATTCcggcgccacctccaactTTATCTCACCATCCTTAGTAGAAAAActaaaaataccaaaaaccctactcgaaaatccacaagtagtgaggaTGCTAGACGGTAcaatatctcagactggttgcatatggcaccaggttcaactcgcggtctcggccaatggccatttcCACCacattcccttccttgtttgcccaattggcaacaccccagcaatattaggcatgacttggttaacaGCAGAAGCCCCCCTCAtcaattggcaacagggattaGTCACATTCCCCGAACAAGTACAGATTgccttggaggaagaagcagacctagatcctttagcagacctcccccctcaatatcatgagtttgctaaagtattCGGCGAAGAGGAATTTAAGGTCTTACCTCCtcacagggaatatgacataGCCATAGATCTCCTACCagacgccaaactctccccGGGCCCCATTTATGGGATGACAgacgcagaatccaaggccctgaagcaacacattgatgaggagCTTGCGACAGGAAAAATACGCCCCAGCACCTcatcagcaggcgccccagtcatgtttgtgaaaaAGGCAGACGGTTCCCTCAGGCTGGTTGTAGACTATAGGAAGCTCAATGACGTCACCCacaagaacgtctacccactTCCCAGACAAGACGATCTGATGGCCAAGTTAAGACATGCCAGAGTATTCACCAAACTGGATCTAcgttggggttacaataatgtccgaattaaggaaggagacgaatggaagacggcctttaGGACTAAATATGGGCTTTTTGAATATCTAgtgatgccctttggtcttacAAATGCAccggccgccttccaacactttatgaacaatCTCTTCCGAGACCTTATTGATGTTACCGTGGTCATCTACCTGGACgatatcttgatcttctcagaaaacccAGAAGAGCACCCTAACCATGTCCGGGAAGTCTTGTTGAGGCTCATGAGAAaccagctattctgtaaattgtcaaaatgccacttccacgtcaccacagtGGATTACCTAGGAATTGTTATCTCACcagcaggcttctccatggatcagaaaaAGATCGAGGCCGTCACAACCTGGCCCCAGCCCAGAACAGTtaaacaagtccaggccttcctagggttcgtcaattacctccgccggttcatccccaactttagcTCCGTCGCACGCCCGCTACACAATCTTACCAAAAAGGagaccccctggtcatggggcgacctagaggaagcagcGTTCCAGGAACTAAAAGGCCTTGTCACCAAATCGCCGGTCCtcatccactccaaccccagccttccctactacctagaaacagatgcatcgggagtagctatgggagccATCTTAAGCCAACGAGGGGAGGATAACCGCCTTCATCCGGTcgcatatatgtccaagtccttttcCGGCGCAGAAGCCAACtacgacacccacgataaggaactcttggctatcatcaaggcgctggaggaatggaggatattcttaGAGGCAACAGACAAACCGGTACAAGT gcatgccagatggcgcatattcctgagcgatttcaactttgagatccattaccgcccaggaaagcaatcagggaaaccagacgccctctCTAGGCGATCGGACTACGTTGATACCCcaccagaaccagaggttATGCTCCCCGCAGAAGTCTTCGCCAACAcatcagaagaagagctggaaattgtcacggagaTACGCGCCAAGCTAAGAGAGGATCCATCCCTTGAgcctatcatccagttcctaacTGAAGATGCGGATAACGCTCCTCCCTCCATTTGGAAAGCCTACAGAGATtacgactgggaggaagacctacTATGGTATAGAGGAAAACTtgtggtcccagactcagaggCCTTAAAGGAACGattactcagggaattccatgattcCCCCCTGGCAGGTCATCCGGGTCAACAACGGACCCTGGAACTCCTGAGCCGcaattactggtggccaggaatgaagtcatccgccaaggaatgggtagaatgctgcCCGACCTGTCAAGCCAACCGTCGCGCCCATGGTCCTGCCATTGCTCTGAAACCGTTAGAAGTCCCACCTTTCccattccacaccatctcctacGACTTCATCACGGGTTTTCCCAAGTCCAATGGCCACGACGCAATATTGGTAGTAAttgactccttttccaaattcgggcacttcatcccaacctcaaagaaagtcacagccaagggtcTAGCAGATTTGTTCATTAGtcacgtctggaaacttcACGGACTGCCTGTCAAAACCATATCAGATCGAGGAACCACATTCACGGGAAAATTCCTCAGGGCCCTTTATCAACGGCTAGGAATCAAACCGTCCTTCTCATCGGCTTATCACCCGGAGTctgatggccaaacagagcgagtcaaccagttcatcgaattctacctcagatcataCGTGGCAGCCGACCATTCAGACTGGTCTACCTGGCTTCCCCTGGCGGAGtatgcctacaacaacgcaaagCACTCCGCTACTGGAAAAACTCCCTTCGAATTGGTTTACGGGCAAAACCCTGTCATGAACCCGTCTAACGTTCCAGCAAATGTGCCTGAAGCCGATCACGTGGCAGATACCCTGGCACAAGAGTGGAAAGAAGCGGAGTCAGCTCTGAGAATGAGTAAGGAAAAAATGGTTAGGGACAAGGGTACGATACCAGAGTACTCAGTTGGAGACAAAGTCTggttagatggaaaaaacgtggagctcaggacaaactccaacaaactggaccccAAGAGACTAGGACCATTCGAGGTCacagaaaaaatctccagtcatGCGTATCGCTTAAAGCTCCCGGAAACCCTGAAGATTCACGATGTGTTTTACGTGGGACTACTGTCCAAGGCACACGAATCCCCTAATCAACCATTTCCTgaaagaccccctcctgagacaatagaaggggaagaagagtacaaagtcgagcaaatcattgactctaaaCGACAAAAAGGCAAATGGTTTTACCTAATCAAGTGGAAAGGTTACGGTCCAGAAGATAACTCATGGGAGCCGGAAGAActgctggaacacagccaggaagagatcaaacgcttcaaccaagctagactcagaaaggctcgtgacgccgccaagagcctttaa
- a CDS encoding AC transposase — MLRPEAIVPSPHTLSSDLTYIYNLASMRIRDTFGDMDTGVHLAIDGWSSPLTSAFLGVVVFWQTGSTLWQSTLEFIHLTEAHHGSYLAEMVLECLDRFQLQNQVISVCLDNASNNNTLVHRLGHSLPNFPGNKFRGRCIAHITNLAAKAFMAVFTRPPPKKRKIAQNTQVLARQLATGTSVTSNSINTSINSEPDVPLFDELDAALEIPDEAVDEAMEHHNTIEVQKAVGTAIEKMAQLYNLRLTDAKLKEARCHDPTLYNY, encoded by the exons ATGCTCAGGCCTGAAGCAATTGTTCCATCACCACATACACTCTCATCTGATCTGACATATATCTATAACTTAGCAAGCATGCGCATTCGGGATACATTTGGT GATATGGATACTGGTGTTCACCTGGCAATTGACGGCTGGTCAAGTCCATTGACAAGTGCTTTCCTTGGTGTGGTTGTATTTTGGCAAACTGGTTCAACACTCTGGCAGTCTACCCTGGAGTTTATACA TCTCACAGAGGCCCACCATGGGTCCTATCTAGCTGAGATGGTCCTTGAGTGTCTGGACCGCTTTCAGCTTCAAAATCAG GTCATATCTGTGTGTCTTGACAATGCAAGTAACAACAATACATTAGTACATCGTTTGGGACACTCTCTCCCAAACTTTCCTGGAAACAAGTTTCGAGGGCGTTGTATTGCACATATAACTAACCTTGCAGCAAAG GCATTTATGGCTGTTTTCACTCGTCCACCCCCCAAGAAGCGCAAGATTGCACAGAACACTCAGGTGCTTGCCAGGCAGTTGGCAACAGGAACTTCTGTTACTTCTAATAGCATTAACACGTCAATTAATAGTGAACCTGATGTGCCACTGTTTGACGAACTTGATGCTGCACTTGAAATACCTGACGAAGCTGTAGATGAGGCAATGGAACACCACAACACAATTGAAGTACAGAAGGCCGTTGGTACTGCAATTGAGAAGATGGCACAGCTGTACAATCTGCGTCTCACAGATGCCAAACTTAAAGAGGCTcgatgtcatgacccaact ctatacaactactaa
- a CDS encoding Retrotransposable element Tf2 protein, translated as MEDIQDALPPPTTLLSSLTESQLRMISNLPDHQAWAYSDDILIASSLTRQKKGCITYRHFIKIVERIYWKDSSGSLEPNYINFWYICIYFPHAVLNIPSTRSGVPHPYSRPSSRSSRCSVPTQSQPPSCSASPTSRDLSGMEPEPSIAALLEAVTALTTTVGSLQDQIRSQGQQLTELKAICKETADLLGDKDQGGTTQAQTQPGPSTGPITPPSHTGGQANTPRTARPGLRDPFRPTRGTTGYDSEEEQPRRVKEEPRGALRDLRTLTPFSSGSDTKRPKMELPDPFKGDIRGRKAVQWLDRMLLWGALHRDQFEEDEQLIVWILYHMEDKAADWALPLIGNILKGKTTAPTTIPAMTAKFKEAFADPDAKRAAARKIAVLSQSTTTSEYVTEFRNLMAELDWNEEAYIAQFTRGLHWKVKELLSTKDNIPDKLEAIFAASIKIDNTRRENEENRPKKAPAKSPATVATSTTTTTQRVRLSEDPNYVTPEERDRRRASGLCVKCGQKGHGIKQCPNGWKATIKEVAKVAEEEPPTPQKDNIDRIEFVNLGLDSNKKPLLYINLYVQNSLAEPLKTLVDSGATSNFISPSVVEKWKIPKTLLENPRVVRMLDGTISQTGRIWHQVQLAVSANGHTHSIPFLVCPIGNTQAILGMTWLTAESPLIDWQQGSITFPEQAQIASEEEADLDPLASLPPQYHEFAKVFGKEEFKVLPPHREYDISIDLIPDAKLSPGPIYGMTDAESKALKQHIDEELATGKIRPSTSSAGAPVMFVKKADGSLRLVVDYRKLNDVTHKNVYPLPRQDDLMAKLRNAKLFTKLDLRWGYNNVQIKEGDEWKTAFRTKYGLFEYLVMPFGLTNAPAAFQHFMNDLFRDLIDVTVVIYLDDILIFSEDPEKHPEHVKEVLSRLMKNQLFCKLSKCHFHVTTVDYLGIVISPAGFSMDQKKIEAVTSWPQPRTVKQVQAFLGFVNYLRRFIPNFSSVARPLHNLTRKETPWSWGDLEEAAFQELKSLVTKSPVLIHSNPSLPYYLETDASGVAMGAILSQQGEDNRLHPVAYMSKSFSGAEANYDTHNKELLAIIKALEEWRIFLEATDRPVQARTFNRRHARWRIFLSDFNFEIHYRPGKQSGKPDALSRRSDYVDTSPEPEVMLPAEVFANSSEEELEIVTEIRSKLREDSSLEPIIQFLTEDADNAPPSIRKAYRDYDWEEDLLWYCGKLVVPDSESLKERLLKEFHDSPLAGHPGQQRTLELLSQSYWWPGMKSSAREWVECCPTLPPYPFHTISYDFITGFPKSQGHDAILVVIDSFSKFGHFIPTSKKITSKGLADLFVTHVWKLHGLPIRTISDRGTTFTGKFLRALYQRLGIKPSFSSAYHPESDGQTERVNQFIEFYLRSYVAADHSDWATWLPLAEYAYNNAKHAATGKTPFELVYGRNPVMNPSNVPANVPEADGVADTLAREWKEAESALRMSKERMARDKGTIPEYSIGEKVWLDGKNVELRTNSNKLDPKRLGPFEVIEKVSSHAYRLKLPETLKIHDVFYVGLLSKTHESPSQPFPERPPPETIEGEEEYEVEQIIDSKRQRGKWFYLIKWKGYGPEDNSWEPEELLEHSQEEIQRFNKSRLKKARDSAKSL; from the exons ATGGAGGATATTCAAGATGCGCTCCCACCACCTACAACCCTTCTTTCCAGCCTTACTGAATCTCAGCTAAGGATGATCTCAAACCTCCCAGATCACCAGGCTTGGGCCTATTCTGATGATATCCTAATAG CATCCTCTCTTACAAGGCAGAAGAAGGGCTGCATTACATATCGACATTTTATTAAAATTGTGGAGCGCATATACTGGAAGGATTCCAGTGGGAGCCTTGAGCCCAATTACATTAACTTTTGGTACATCT gcatctacttcccccacgccgtcttaaacattccatccacacgctctggcgtcccccatccatactcccgtccctctagcCGCTCTTCCCGTTGTTCCGTTCCAACCCAGTCCCAACCGCCCTCTTGCAGCGCATCTCCCACTTCGCGAGACTTGTCagggatggaaccagagccgtccattgccgctctcctcgaggctgtcacagccctcacaaccacagttgggtccctccaggaccaaatcagatcgcaaggccaacagctcactgagctcaaggccatatgcaaggaaaccgcggacctccttggagacaaggatcaaggaggaaccacccaagcccaaacacagcctggcccatcgactgggcctatcacccctccttCCCACACAGGAGGACAAGCCAACACTCCAAGAACGGCTAGGCCTGGTCTCCGGGATCCTTTCCGCCCCACCAGGGGTACTACTGGGTACGActccgaggaagaacaaCCAAGGAGAGTTAAGGAAGAGCCTCGCGGAGCGCTTAGGGATCTGAGGACCCTTACCCCTTTCAGCTCGGGTTCGGACACCAAAcgtcccaaaatggaactACCGGACCCATTCAAAGGGGACATTCGAGGGCGAAAAGCTGTGCAATGGCTGGATCGCATGCTGTTATGGGGGGCTCTCCATAGGGATCAATTTGAAGAAGATGAGCAGCTGATTGtctggatcctctaccacatggaGGACAAAGCTGCCGATTGGGCCCTCCCTCTCATTGGGAACATCCTCAAGGGCAAAACCACGgcccccaccaccatcccggcTATGACAGCCAAATTTAAGGAAGCTTTTGCCGATCCTGACGCCAAGCGTGCCGccgccagaaaaattgcggTTCTCTCCCAATCCACAACCacctccgagtacgtcacggagttccgcaacctcatggcggaattagactggaacgaggaAGCCTACATTGCGCAGTTTACGCGAGggctccactggaaggtcaaggaactgttgTCTACCAAAGACAATATTCCAGACAAACTCGAAGCCATCTTCGCGGCTTCCATAAAAATTGATAACACTCGCCGCGAAAATGAAGAgaaccgccccaaaaaggcacctgccaagtccccggccaccgtggccacttccaccactaccaccactcaacgggtccgcctctcagaggaccccaattacgtaaccccggaagaaagggatcggcgccgcgcgtctggcctctgtgtcaagtgcggccaaaagggCCATGGTATCAAGCAAtgccccaacggctggaaagccacgatcaaggaggttgccaaAGTGGCAGAAGAGGAG cccccgactccCCAAAAGGACAATATAGATAGAATCGAGTTTGTAAATTTAGGGTTAGATTccaataaaaaaccactcctCTATATCAATCTCTATGTCCAAAATTCCCTGGCAGAACCCCTTAAAACCCTGGtggactcaggagccacctCGAACTTTATTTCTCCTTCAGTCGTAGAAAAATggaaaatcccaaaaaccctactcgaaaatccacgagtagtgagaatgttagatggtacaatttcacagactggtcgtatatggcaccaggttcaactcgcggtttcggccaatggccacacaCATTCCATCCCCTTCCTCGTTTGCCCAATTGGCAACACCCAGGctatcctaggcatgacgTGGCTTACAGCAGAATCCCCTCTCAtagattggcaacagggctCAATCACATTCCCCGAACAAGCCcagattgcctctgaggaagaggcCGACCTAGATCCCCTGGCATCACTCCCTCCacaataccatgagtttgctaaagtctttggcaaggAGGAATTCAAAGTCCTCcccccacatagggagtacgacatatccatagaccttattccggacgccaaactctccccaGGACCTatatacggcatgactgacgcagaatcaaaggcgttaaaacaacacattgacgaaGAAttggcaacgggcaagattcGCCCCAGCACTTCTTCCGCCGGCGcgccagtcatgtttgtgaaaaAAGCAGACGGATCTcttaggctggttgtggattatcgGAAACTAAACGACGTCACTCACAAAAACGTTTACCCGCTCCCGAGgcaagatgacctcatggctaagCTCAGGAACGCCAAGCTATTCACCAAGCTGGACTTACgttggggttataacaatgtccaaatcaaggaaggtgacgaatggaagacagccttccgcaccaaatatggattatttgaatacttggTCATGCCCTTCGGTCTCACAAATGCCCCGGCAgcattccagcacttcatgaatgacctgtttagggacctcatcGACGTTACAGTGGTGAtctacttggatgatatcctcATTTTCTCAGAAGATCCTGAAAAGCATCCGGAACACGTTAAGGAGGTTCTATCAagactaatgaagaaccaattGTTTTGCAAACTTTCTAAGtgtcatttccacgtcactacggtagattaccttggtattgtCATATCTCCTGcgggcttctccatggaccagaagaagattgaggccgtCACATCCTGGCCCCAGCCCAGAACAgttaaacaggtccaggccttcctagggtttgtcaaCTATCTCCGccggttcatccccaacttcagctccGTCGCACGCCCGTTACACAACCTTACCAGAAAGGagaccccctggtcatggggcgaCCTAGAAGAGGCAGCGTTCCAGGAACTAAAGAGCCTTGTCACCAAATCGCCGGTACtcatccactccaaccccagccttccctactacctagaaacggatgcatcgggagtagccatgggagccatcttaagccaacaaggagaggataaccgccttcatccagttgcatatatgtccaagtccttttcCGGTGcagaagccaactatgacacccacaataaggaactcctggctatcatcaaagcactggaggaatggagaaTATTCTTAGAGGCAACAGAcagaccagtacaa gcacggacattcaaccgcaggcatgccagatggcgcatattcctgagcgatttcaactttgaaatccattACCGCCccggaaagcaatcagggaaaccagacgccctctCTAGGCGATCGGACTACGTTGATACCtcaccagaaccagaggttATGCTCcccgcagaagtctttgccaattcaTCAGAAGAGGAGTTGGAAATCGTCACGGAAATACGCTCTAAGCTGAGAGAAGATTCCTCCTtagaacccatcatccaattcctgacaGAGGACGCCGACAACGCACCTCCATCCATTCGAAAGGCCTATCGAGATTATGATTGGGAGGAGGATCTACTATGGTATTGTGGCAAACTAGTGGTACCAGACTCGGAGTCCCTCAAAGAAAGGCTACTAAaagaattccatgactcgcCATTAGCGGGACACCCTGGACAACAAAGGACCTTGGAACTCCTCAGCCAAagctactggtggccaggaatgaaatcatccgccagggaatgggtagaatgctgcCCCACTT TACCACCGTATCCGTTCCACACAATATCGTACGACTTCATCACTGGGTTCCCCAAGTCCCAGGGCCATGATGCAATCCTCGTGGTTATCGATtcattttccaagtttgggcaTTTCATCCCCACGTCCAAAAAAATCACATCCAAGGGGTTGGCAGACCTATTTGTGACAcatgtctggaaactccatgggcttCCGATCAGGACCATCTCAGACCGCGGAACCACGTTCACCGGAAAGTTCCTTCGTGCACTCTATCAAAGGCTGGGAATCAAACCGTCTTTTTCCTCCGCTTACCATCCGGAATCTGACGGACAAACGGAGAGGGTGAATCAATttattgagttctacctaaggTCATACGTAGCAGCCGATCACTCAGACTGGGCCACCTGGCTCCCTTTGGCGGAGtatgcgtacaacaatgccaagcaCGCGGCCACGGGAAAAACGCcctttgaattggtttatGGGAGAAACCCAGTAATGAACCCTTCCAATGTCCcagccaacgtaccagaagcagatggCGTAGCAGACACACTGGCCcgagaatggaaagaagccgagtcagccctcagaatgagcaaagagCGTATGGCAAGGGATAAAGGAACTATCCCTGAGTACTCAATTggggaaaaagtctggctagacgGGAAGAACGTGGAACTCAGGACGAATTCCAACAAGTTGGACCCCAAACGATTAGGCCCTTTTGAGGTAAttgagaaggtatccagtcaCGCATACCGTCTCAAACTACCGGAGACCCTCAAGATCCACGACGTATTTTATGTGGGATTGTTGTCTAAAACACACGAATCCCCCAGTCAACCATTCCCAgaaagaccccctcctgaaacaatagaaggggaagaagaatacgaagtggaacaaatcattgactccaagagACAACGGGGTAAATGGTtttacctaatcaaatggaagggttacggcCCGGAAGATAACTCCTGGGAGCCGGAAGAACTCCtagaacacagccaagaggagatccagcgcttcaacaagtcacgactgaaaaaggctcgtgactccgccaagagcctttaa
- a CDS encoding chitin deacetylase has translation MSNDYAKHDILWMFGRLMQEYINRLGELDQPEHLSRPLTSITLYCLLLSLIMQLFAKLSVAAAFASAIIGVFAAPTDGTLLTRAAPQVITKCTVPNTVALTFDDGPYQYIYDIVNTLENAGAKGTFFFNGNNYECIYSAENQKRLKYVYDRGHQIGSHTWGHKDLATLSWDQVHDEMWRVEPNKLYLKSEALQRILGVMPACMRPPFGSYNDNVQNVAGVRGQKIVNWDFDSRDSAGASAAESNGLYDQIISQRPSTILALNHETYASTAYEVLPYAIQKLQAAGYRLVTVAECLGEQPYQSVGSPQTPDASWTC, from the exons ATGTCCAATGACTATGCCAAACATGATATTCTCTGGATGTTCGGTCGGCTAATGCAGGAGTATATAAATCGGTTGGGGGAACTCGATCAACCTGAGCATCTGTCTCGTCCTCTCACTTCGA TCACTCTTTACTGCCTACTTCTGTCTCTCATTATGCAGTTGTTTGCTAAGCTCTCCGTCGCGGCTGCATTCGCGTCCGCGATCATAGGTGTCTTTGCTGCCCCGACCGATGGCACACTCTTGACTCGCGCTGCCCCGCAGGTTATCACCAAATGCACCGTTCCAAATACTGTTGCTCTCACCTTCGACGAC GGGCCGTACCAGT ATATTTACGATATCGTAAATACCTTGGAGAATGCTGGAGCCAAAGG GACTTTCTTCTTCAACGGAAACAACT ACGAGTGCATCTATAGCGCCGAAAATCAAAA GCGTTTGAAATATGTTTACGATCGGGGGCACCAG ATCGGCTCCCATACTTGGGGTCACAAGGACCTAGCCACT CTCAGTTGGGACCAAGTTCATGACGAGATGTGGAGAGTTGAAC CTAACAAGCTATACTTGAAATCAGAGGCCCTGCAGAGGATTCTTGGCGTCATGCCCGCGTGTATGCGTCCTCCTTTCGGTAGTTATAACG ATAACGTCCAAAATGTTGCTGGAGTTCGTGGGCAGAAGAT TGTTAATTGGGATTTCGATAGCCGGGACTCTGCTG GTGCTTCTGCGGCCGAGTCCAATGGGCTATATGATCAGATCATTTCCCAGCGCCCTTCGACCATCCTCGCGCTGAACCATGAGACCTATG CATCAACCGC ATACGAGGTCCTCCCCTACGCTATCCAGAAGCTCCAGGCTGCGGGTTACCG GCTGGTTACAGTCGCAGAGTGCCTTGGCGAGCAACCCTACCAGTCCGTTGGCTCCCCACAGACCCCCGAT GCTTCCTGGACTTGCTAA